The Lycium barbarum isolate Lr01 chromosome 12, ASM1917538v2, whole genome shotgun sequence genome includes a region encoding these proteins:
- the LOC132621875 gene encoding serine acetyltransferase 2-like, whose amino-acid sequence MACSCLSEDTWFTLPQMRSTTLQVQEDQENSENSRPNSAMGEYRLEKVFPVYAVGVSEPDPNLIISVANTASTVGDPIWDAVKLEAKLEAEKEPILSSFLYASILTHDCLERALSFVLSNRLQNATLLATQLMDIFCDVLMHNRCIQCSIRLDLQACKDRDPSCLSYCSALLYLKGYHSLQTHRVAHALWNQGRKVLALALQSRVSEVFGVDIHPAAKIGEGILLDHATGVVIGETAVIGNRVSLMQGVTLGGTGKEIGDRHPNIGQGALIGASATILGNIKIGEGAMVGAGSLVMKDVPPHSMVTGIPAKVIGYVDDQDPSLTMKHDASKEFFKQVSIRCKEARSNGAVA is encoded by the exons ATGGCTTGTTCTTGTTTAAGCGAAGACACTTGGTTTACTCTTCCTCAAATGAGAAGCACCACCTTACAGGTTCAAGAAGATCAAGAAAACTCAGAAAATTCAAGACCCAATTCAGCCATGGGGGAATACCGCTTGGAAAAAGTGTTTCCAGTTTATGCTGTTGGTGTATCGGAGCCTGACCCGAACTTGATAATATCTGTTGCTAACACGGCTTCTACTGTAGGTGATCCTATTTGGGATGCAGTTAAGCTTGAAGCAAAGTTGGAG GCAGAGAAGGAGCCAATATTGAGCAGCTTCTTGTATGCGAGTATCTTAACACATGATTGTTTGGAGCGGGCATTGAGTTTTGTTCTTTCCAATCGGTTGCAAAATGCTACACTTTTGGCAACTCAATTAATGGACATATTTTGTGATGTATTAATGCACAATCGATGCATCCAATGTTCTATTCGACTTGATTTACAG GCATGTAAAGATAGAGATCCTTCATGTTTGTCATATTGTTCTGCTCTTTTGTACCTTAAG GGCTATCATTCTTTACAAACACATAGAGTTGCACATGCGCTATGGAATCAAGGGCGCAAAGTCTTGGCACTGGCGTTACAAAGTCGAGTTAGTGAG GTCTTTGGAGTTGATATACATCCAG CTGCCAAAATTGGAGAGGGAATTCTTCTGGATCATGCGACTGGTGTTGTAATCGGTGAAACCGCCGTCATAGGGAATAGAGTTTCACTTATGCAG GGTGTAACTTTAGGAGGTACTGGAAAAGAAATTGGTGATAGGCATCCCAACATAGGTCAAGGTGCACTTATTGGAGCTAGTGCAACTATACTTGGAAATATAAAAATAGGGGAAGGTGCAATGGTTGGTGCTGGTTCCCTTGTAATGAAGGATGTTCCTCCCCACAG CATGGTGACAGGAATACCGGCAAAGGTGATTGGTTATGTCGATGATCAAGATCCATCTTTAACTATGAAGCATG ATGCCAGCAAGGAATTTTTTAAACAAGTATCCATTAGATGCAAAGAAGCAAGATCCAACG GAGCGGTTGCTTAA